The Elusimicrobiota bacterium sequence CCGTTCTCCCGACAAGCGCGCCCCGGACAATCCCTGGCCCCAGTGGCCAAAGATCCACCGAACGGACTACGGGCAAGAGGAGGCGGCGGCGGTGTTCGGCGAAGACCCGCGCCAGTTCCTGATCTCCACCACGCGTTTCCTTCGCGGGGAAAATTCGTCCCACGTGAAGGAAGTCCACACGGTTCAGATCCAATGGGCTAAAAATGAAAAGGGGGCCTTCGTCCCCGTGCCCGTGCCGGGAACGGAAAGGGCGTGGCCCGCCCAACTGGTTCTTTTGGCGATGGGGTTTCTGGGACCGGAAGAGGGGCTTTTGACATCTCTTCAGGTGGACCGGGATGAGCGCTCCAACATCAAAGCCCAGCACGGGCGTTTCTCCACCAATATCCCCGGCGTCTTCGCGGCGGGGGACGCCCGCCGAGGCCAGAGCCTGGTGGTTTGGGCCATCAACGAGGGCCGCGGGGCCGCCCGCGAAGCGGATCGTTTCCTCATGGGGCATACCGATCTCCCCTAAACGAACGGCCGACGGAAACGTTTTTCGGCCGTGGCGCTCTGTTTTTTCCTTTCCAAAAAATGACTGAACCGATCCCTTCCGAAAAAGCCGGCCCCCTCACGGCGGCGGACTTTGAAACCCTCCTGGAGGCCAGCCGCGCTTTGTCGGGCACCCTGGAATTGTCGGCCCTGCTCCGGACGGTGATGGAACTGGCCGCGCGCGTTGTGCGGGCCGAGTCCGGTTCCCTCCTCCTCAAGGACGAAAAAACCGGGGAACTTTATTTCGACGTGGCGCTGGGGACCGCCGGGGAAAAAGTCAAAACCGTGCGTTTAAACCCCGGCGAAGGCTTGGCTGGGTGGGTGGCCTCGCACCAAATTCCGCTCATCGTCAACGACGTTCAAAGCGATCCGCGCTGGACCCCTCGGGTGGACGACCGTAGCGATTTCGTCACCCGGCAAGTGGTGGCGGTCCCCCTTCTTCGCCAAGGGCGGCTCTTGGGGGTGGTGGAAGGGATCAACAAAACCGGCGCGCCCGGATTCACGTCGGTGGATCGGCGAGCTTTAGAAATTTTTTCAGCCCAAGCCGCCGTCGCCATCGAAAACGCCCGCCTCTTCGCCCGGCTCCAGGGAGAAAAAGAGACCTTGGGCCGGTTGGTGAACGAGATGTCGGATGGCGCGCTTTTGGCGGACGAAGCGGGGGCGGTGACCTTGGTGAACCCCGCCGGGGCGCGCCTCTTGGGTGTTGAACCCGACCAAGCGCCCGGGCGGCCGTTGGCCGAGGTGGGCCGTTCCTTTGAACCGCGGCCCGGCTGGAAACAAGCCCTTTCCTCCCGCGAAACCGTTTCCATGGAACTCGTGCGGGATATGGGGAAAAAATTGGTCCTGCGGGGGACCCTTCAGCCCTTGCAGGAGGGAGCGGGATGGCTTTTCCTCTTCCGCGACGTGACCGACGCCCGCCGCGAAGAACGGCTGAAACAAAACTTCCTTTCCGTCATTTCCCACAAATTGAAGACGCCGCTCGTGGCCATCACGGGATTCGCGCCGCTTCTATTAGAGGACAAGTCTCTCACCCCGATCCAACGCCAGGGCCTGAGCGCGATCCGGGATCAGGGGGCAAAACTGGCCCAACTGGTGGAGAAACTGCTCAACTTTGCCACCGTGGAAGCCGAAACCGTGGCATTGACCAGGCGCCGCATGCGGGTGTTTCCGGTGCTGGAAAAGACGGTGGCCTCGATGGCGCCCGACTTGACGCGCCGGGGAGCCCAAGTGGCGTTGGACAACGGGTTGGATGCCCTACCGGCCATTTCCGCCGATCCCGATCGCTTCGGCGAGGTCATGCGGAACCTTATTGAAAACGCGGCCAAGTTCGATCACAAGCCTCAAAAACTCATCCGCGTCTTCGGGCGGGTGGAGAACGGGGAAGCGCTCATTTCCGTTGAAGACGAGGGCGCCGGCATTCCCTCTGAAGAGATCCCCCGGATTTTCCAAAAGTTCTACCAGGTGGAGGAGTCTTTCACCGGACAAGTGGACGGCGTGGGGCTGGGGTTGGCCTTGTCGAAACGGATCGTGGAAGCCCACGGCGGGACCCTCCGCGTGCGGTCCGTGGTGGGTCGAGGGTCCGTGTTCACCACCAGCTGGCACACGGAAGATTGATGGCCAGGGCGCGCTGGGGAGAACTTGGGCGCGCGGCCGAAGGACTGGAAATCTACGTCGAGGAGTCCCGGCGGCGGACGCTTCGCTGGGAGGATGGTCGGCTGGAAGAGGCGGTGGACGCTTCCGACGCGGGAATCGGTCTGCGGGCTTTGGCTGGAAACGTTCGTTTCGCTTCCCTGGACGCCCGCCGGCCCCTGTCTCAGGGCCCGACGAGCGAGGAGGCCCGCACGTTTCACGCCCTCGCCCAAACCTTGGTCCAGCGGAAGGCCGCGGTTTCTCGGCGTCCGCTTTTGGCCTTCGCTCCTCCCACCGTCAAACCCGATGAAGCCCCCGCTCAGGAAAAGGTCCGCTGGTTGGCCCGGGCCGACCGAGCCGCGCGGCGGGACCGCCGGATCCGACAGGTTCGCCTAACGTTGGGGGAACTCTCCAAAAACGTGGCCGGGGTGACGGCGGAAGGCCGGGCCTTTTCCGAGAGCCGGTCTTACGTGACGCTGGTGGCGCAGGTGACGGCGGCGGATGGACGACAGCGCCAAAGCGGGTACGAGGTGACCGCGATTCAAGGGGGCTGGAACGATTTGCTCCGAGCGAACCCCTCGGCCCTCGCGGCCCGAGCCGCCCGGCGGGCCCTGGCCAAACTGGCGGCGCCGGCCGCGCCGCTCGGGGAGATGGCCGTGGTGATCGCGGCCCAGGCCGGCGGCACGCTGATCCACGAAGCGGTGGGCCATTCCCTCGAGGCCGACAGCATTGAAGACGGGAGCTCGCCCCACTACGCCGGCAAAATCGGGCGCGTGGTGGCGGGAGAAAAAATCTCTGTTTTGGACGACCCCACCCTTCCCGGCCAAAGGGGCTCCTTCGGGGTGGACGACGAAGGAACCCCTTCGGAACGGACCGTCCTGATCGAAAACGGCGTTCTGCGGACCTACCTCTATGATCGCCGCACCGCCGGCGCCGCGGGGCGTCTCTCCAACGGTCACGGGCGGCGGGAATCCTACGCTCATCGGCCCATTCCCCGCATGTCCAACACCTTCATCGCCCCGGGGCCGGACGATCCCCGGCGGATCCTCCAGGAATTGAAACGGGGCCTTTTCGTCACCCGGCTGGGCGGTGGGCAGGTGAATACGGCCACGGGGGATTTTGTTTTTGAGGTGGAGGAGGGGTTTTGGGTGGAGGGGGGGCGGGTGAAGAACCCGGTCCGCGGGGCGAACCTGTTGGGCAACGGGCCGGACGTTCTTCGTTCCATCGACCGCGTCGGTTGGGATCTGGGGTGGTCGGTGGGAACCTGCGGCAAGGAGGGGCAGAACGTTCCCGTTTCCGACGGGCTTCCCACCCTCCGGATTCCCCGCGTGGTGGTGGGAGGCGCGGCGTGAGGTCCAGCTACTCCCGCATCGGCAGTTACGGGTTCTGTCCAAAAAAATATGAATACCGCTATGTCCTGGAAACCCCCGCTCCGGCCAAACCGGAATTGGCCTTCGGCGTGGCCATCCATGAATCTCTCGAACACAATTTCATGCAGAAAATCGAGTCCCGAGTGGATTTACCGGCCCGGGAGGTGGGGGATTTCTTCCGCCGTGTTTTGGACGAACGCCTGGCTTCGGTTCCTGAAGAATTCCTTCGGGGCCCGTCAGATCCCCACTACCTCCGCGCTCTGGGAGAGCATTTCCTGGAACGTTTCCTAATCGAGCGGGCGCCCTCGCTTCAACCCGCGCCTCGCGGCGTGGAATGTTCGTTCCGCCTGCCCCTGCCGGGGGACCATGAACTGACCGGGCAGTTCGACCTGTTGGACACCGACTGGGTCCTGCACGATTTCAAGACGTCCAACAAACCCTACGATCCCAAACGCGCGGACAAGACCCAGCTGGTCCTCTACGCCTGGGCCTGCGAACGGATGTTCGGGCGGCCCCCCCAGGCCCTCTGTTTCGACGTTTTCGTGAAAGGGGACGGGGCGGAAGGGGCGGCGGGACTCCAGGCGCCCGTGTTTTTTCCAGCGCCCTCGGCCGCCGACATGGCGCAAGTCTCGCGCCGATTATCGGCCATGGTCGAACGGCTCCGGCAGGCGGAAGAAAAAAAAGAGTTTCCCCGCTCTTTTGAGCCTCTCCGCTGTCATTGGTGCGAGTATCAACCGATTTGCCGCCGGGAATGGGACTTGGAGGGGCAACCCCGTCCGGTCCGGATCACGCTCGAGTCTTTGGTGGGTTAACCCGGAAAATTCAGTTGCCCACGGGATTCGACGTAAAATCTGACCCTTTTTACTTCACAAAAAAGTTCGACCGTAGTCCCAGCTACGCCCTCACTTTTTTGTTTCGTAAAAAGGGTCATCTTTTCCATCTCGGTCCTCGCGTGCAACTGAATTTTCCGGGTTAAGCGGGAGATCTACTGTGGTTTTCGGAGGGGAATGCGGGCGTTTTCGTTGAAGAAGGGCAGTTTAGATAGAATTTTTGGCATCACCTTTTCCGCCTGTTCCTCCCCCACCTTGATGATGTCCGCCGCCCGATGGAATTCCAGCCAGGCGAAATCCGAAAGGTCCGGGGCGATGACGACGTCGGCCTCGTTGGCTCCCGCCTGGGCGATCCCATACTGCATGGTGTAAAGGGTCTTGGCCATGACCTTAAAAATGTGGGGGCCATGAAGCGGGTTGAAAACCGAGGGGCGCCTGGCCCGCTGGCCCGGGAGGCGTTTGACCGAAGGGGCGGTGGTGATGTTCACGGAAAGGGTGATGTCGGCGCCCATGGCTTGGATGATGGAGGTGGGCACGGGGTTCACCAAGCCGCCGTCCACCAGGTATCGGCCCTGCCAAAAGAATGGTTCGAAAAAGAACGGAAGGGAAAGGGACCCTCTCACCGCTTCGGCCACGGCCCCGTGGCGCAAAACCCTTTCTACTCCCGTGTTGATGTCCGTCGCCACGCAGGCGAAGGGCAGGCGCAACTGGTCGAAGCTGACGTCTCCGATGACGGATTTCAAAAATTGCAAAACGCCGTTGCCCACGACGACGCCTTTCCAGGGAAGAGCGAGGTCCGCCATGGACCACAGCCGGCTTTTGGTGATGCTGAGAGCGATCTCCTCCAGTTCGGGCACCGTTTTTCCCGCCGCGTAAAAACTTCCGATCAAGGCCCCCATGGAGGTGCCGGCCAAAAGGTCCGGAAAGATGCCGTTCCGTTCCAGGGCCCGCAAAATCCCGATGATGGAATAGCCCAGGGCCGCCCCGGATCCCATGGCAAAACCGATCCGGAGCCCCACCAAATGACGGGCCATGCGGTCCAGCCCTTGTTGGGCGGTGGCGTTTTCAGAGGATAAGAAAAGTCCGTTGTGGGCGGTTCCCCAGGGGATATAGTAACGGCCGGGCCGGTTCCGGCGGGGAAGAGAAATTTTCTGCAATTCCACCAGGTCCAACCGGGGGGCCGGGACGACGCTTTCCATTTCGCGCCACAGCGGTCCGCCTCGCTCGGCGGATTCTTCGCGCACATAGAGGGTCCGGTCCGCCTCTTCCCAAAGGGCTCGGGCCGCCCGGGAGGATCGGGCCGGTAGCGAGATAAACACAAAATCCCAATCCCGCCGGGCCGTTGTCACCAACGGATAGAGCCCGCCGAAAAGACGCCCGCCGAGCAGAGGTTCCGATATGGAAATGACATCCAGGCCCGACGCGTGCGCGAGCGCAATGGATCGAAGGCCCTCGGGCGTTTGGAAGTCTTGAAGATCCATGTCGCGCGGGGCCGAGCGGCCTTCAGGGCCTAACCGGGAAATAGCTGATACGCTTTCTTCCTCCACCACCTCGACCAAAAGGACGCGCCGCCGGGACTGTTGCAGGGCGGAAAGGGCCAGGTTCAGGACAAACGAGAGTCGTTTTTTCGGCGGGAGCGACCCGACCAAAGCGAAAACGCGCCCCGGCGTCGGCGACGCCGGCGGACGGTGGACCGCCTGCATCAGCCGTTGGGATAAATATCGCGTGACCGCCAAGGCCAAGGTCGGGTTTTTTCGAAGAACGGCCTCGAATTCTTCCCGACGGAGTTCCAGCAGTTCGCTGGGG is a genomic window containing:
- a CDS encoding GAF domain-containing protein, encoding MTEPIPSEKAGPLTAADFETLLEASRALSGTLELSALLRTVMELAARVVRAESGSLLLKDEKTGELYFDVALGTAGEKVKTVRLNPGEGLAGWVASHQIPLIVNDVQSDPRWTPRVDDRSDFVTRQVVAVPLLRQGRLLGVVEGINKTGAPGFTSVDRRALEIFSAQAAVAIENARLFARLQGEKETLGRLVNEMSDGALLADEAGAVTLVNPAGARLLGVEPDQAPGRPLAEVGRSFEPRPGWKQALSSRETVSMELVRDMGKKLVLRGTLQPLQEGAGWLFLFRDVTDARREERLKQNFLSVISHKLKTPLVAITGFAPLLLEDKSLTPIQRQGLSAIRDQGAKLAQLVEKLLNFATVEAETVALTRRRMRVFPVLEKTVASMAPDLTRRGAQVALDNGLDALPAISADPDRFGEVMRNLIENAAKFDHKPQKLIRVFGRVENGEALISVEDEGAGIPSEEIPRIFQKFYQVEESFTGQVDGVGLGLALSKRIVEAHGGTLRVRSVVGRGSVFTTSWHTED
- a CDS encoding TldD/PmbA family protein, with the translated sequence MARARWGELGRAAEGLEIYVEESRRRTLRWEDGRLEEAVDASDAGIGLRALAGNVRFASLDARRPLSQGPTSEEARTFHALAQTLVQRKAAVSRRPLLAFAPPTVKPDEAPAQEKVRWLARADRAARRDRRIRQVRLTLGELSKNVAGVTAEGRAFSESRSYVTLVAQVTAADGRQRQSGYEVTAIQGGWNDLLRANPSALAARAARRALAKLAAPAAPLGEMAVVIAAQAGGTLIHEAVGHSLEADSIEDGSSPHYAGKIGRVVAGEKISVLDDPTLPGQRGSFGVDDEGTPSERTVLIENGVLRTYLYDRRTAGAAGRLSNGHGRRESYAHRPIPRMSNTFIAPGPDDPRRILQELKRGLFVTRLGGGQVNTATGDFVFEVEEGFWVEGGRVKNPVRGANLLGNGPDVLRSIDRVGWDLGWSVGTCGKEGQNVPVSDGLPTLRIPRVVVGGAA
- a CDS encoding PD-(D/E)XK nuclease family protein; this encodes MRSSYSRIGSYGFCPKKYEYRYVLETPAPAKPELAFGVAIHESLEHNFMQKIESRVDLPAREVGDFFRRVLDERLASVPEEFLRGPSDPHYLRALGEHFLERFLIERAPSLQPAPRGVECSFRLPLPGDHELTGQFDLLDTDWVLHDFKTSNKPYDPKRADKTQLVLYAWACERMFGRPPQALCFDVFVKGDGAEGAAGLQAPVFFPAPSAADMAQVSRRLSAMVERLRQAEEKKEFPRSFEPLRCHWCEYQPICRREWDLEGQPRPVRITLESLVG
- a CDS encoding patatin-like phospholipase family protein, with the protein product MAHTPEWTPLLRKIPLLAQFREEDMARLHPIFHSITLKPGETLFRQGDEGGALHVLLSGQIEVVQRLDGRDRLIATLGRRGDLVGEMALLGGENRPGTASAVRPSELLELRREEFEAVLRKNPTLALAVTRYLSQRLMQAVHRPPASPTPGRVFALVGSLPPKKRLSFVLNLALSALQQSRRRVLLVEVVEEESVSAISRLGPEGRSAPRDMDLQDFQTPEGLRSIALAHASGLDVISISEPLLGGRLFGGLYPLVTTARRDWDFVFISLPARSSRAARALWEEADRTLYVREESAERGGPLWREMESVVPAPRLDLVELQKISLPRRNRPGRYYIPWGTAHNGLFLSSENATAQQGLDRMARHLVGLRIGFAMGSGAALGYSIIGILRALERNGIFPDLLAGTSMGALIGSFYAAGKTVPELEEIALSITKSRLWSMADLALPWKGVVVGNGVLQFLKSVIGDVSFDQLRLPFACVATDINTGVERVLRHGAVAEAVRGSLSLPFFFEPFFWQGRYLVDGGLVNPVPTSIIQAMGADITLSVNITTAPSVKRLPGQRARRPSVFNPLHGPHIFKVMAKTLYTMQYGIAQAGANEADVVIAPDLSDFAWLEFHRAADIIKVGEEQAEKVMPKILSKLPFFNENARIPLRKPQ